Proteins co-encoded in one uncultured Draconibacterium sp. genomic window:
- a CDS encoding outer membrane lipoprotein carrier protein LolA — MKRIVLMVALVMVATLGWSQSDAKAKKILDEVSAKTKDIKSMSASFVFSMVNEEMDIDETNAGTIKIKGQKYCVQLPDLGVEVFSNGETIWNYMKDGNQVTISNIDDESSELMDPSSLFSIYERGFRSEFVDEKTEGGKTLYHINLFPDSDTYDVTMIEVAIDKAEMMIHSATLHSTDGNLYGILVKEMDTNAGFDDSEFVFNAANHDDVEVIDFR, encoded by the coding sequence ATGAAGAGAATAGTATTGATGGTTGCGCTGGTTATGGTAGCAACCTTAGGATGGTCGCAGAGTGATGCAAAGGCCAAAAAAATTCTGGATGAAGTAAGTGCCAAAACAAAAGATATTAAGTCGATGTCAGCTAGTTTTGTTTTTTCAATGGTTAATGAGGAAATGGACATCGACGAAACAAATGCCGGCACTATAAAAATAAAAGGGCAGAAATATTGTGTGCAACTACCCGATTTGGGAGTTGAAGTATTTTCAAATGGCGAAACAATCTGGAATTACATGAAAGACGGTAACCAGGTAACCATTTCTAATATCGACGATGAAAGTAGTGAATTAATGGATCCTTCGTCGTTGTTCAGTATTTACGAACGCGGTTTTCGTTCCGAGTTTGTGGATGAAAAAACGGAAGGTGGAAAAACGCTTTATCATATCAATCTTTTCCCTGATTCGGATACTTACGATGTAACCATGATTGAAGTGGCTATTGATAAGGCTGAAATGATGATTCACTCGGCAACACTGCACAGTACCGATGGAAACTTGTATGGAATTCTGGTAAAAGAAATGGATACAAATGCCGGTTTTGATGATTCGGAATTTGTTTTTAATGCTGCCAACCACGATGACGTAGAAGTTATTGACTTCCGATAA